One Corynebacterium matruchotii genomic window, CGGAACTATCGCCATGTACGGGATTTCAAAAACCAAGCTTTTGGGGTGGACAGTACACCCACCAGCAATTAAACTGCCAAAGGTCACCGTACCCCACTGGCCTCACATTCCCGACATTCTGCGTCGTGGCGTGAAAACCCACGGAACAGCTCAAGGGATTACCCAAAGCGCGCCAGCCTCCACGACCGGATAACTCGATGAGGTAGCAGCACCGATGAAAACCAAAGTACTAGTCACACTGGCCCTCATCGTGGCCTACCTCATCATGGCCATTTTCCGCGTCAACCAGCAGGTGATGGCCCCGGTCATGTGCGCCGCTATCGCCGCCGTGCTTTTCTGGCCAGCCCGGCGCAAAAAGTGATCCCGCAATAATGATTCCCCACACTTCCTTGGTTCTTTTCCTCCCTTCGGTATAAGGCAATGCGCTATTTCTACGACACGGAATTCATCGAAAACGGCTCCACCATCGACCTGGTATCTATAGGCATCGTCGCCGAAGACGGTCGGGAGTATTACGCGGTTTCTACCGACGCCGACCACACCAAGGCCAATAAGTGGGTGCGGGAGCATGTGCTCGATAAGCTTCCTAACCCGTCGAGCCCGCTGTGGCGCAGCCGGGAGCAGATTCGCACCGAGGTGTATGAGTTTCTCACCGCGTCCCCTGGTCGGCCGGAATTATGGGCGTGGATTGGTGCCTACGACCATGTGGTGTTGGCGCAGCTGTGGGGGGACATGAGCTCACTGCCGTCCGATATGCCCCGGTACACACGGGAGCTCCGGCAGTATTGGGAGTTTGCCGGTCGGCCGGCCCTGCCCGTCCAGTCGCGGGGAAACCACGATGCGTTA contains:
- a CDS encoding polyadenylate-specific 3'-exoribonuclease AS; the protein is MRYFYDTEFIENGSTIDLVSIGIVAEDGREYYAVSTDADHTKANKWVREHVLDKLPNPSSPLWRSREQIRTEVYEFLTASPGRPELWAWIGAYDHVVLAQLWGDMSSLPSDMPRYTRELRQYWEFAGRPALPVQSRGNHDALVDARQNLRRFRICHQALPLRKDNKIR